A single window of Lentisphaerota bacterium DNA harbors:
- a CDS encoding alpha/beta hydrolase, whose protein sequence is MIVREKEAPTMARHVLSALIRRPWRGRKFAVLVAGLGCVALMLNGCANGLFYYPDARVYSTPDRVGLPYQDVWFTSRDGSPLHGWFIPATTPGPALGTVVHFHGNAQNMTAHYGFVSWLPAEGFNVFVFDYRGYGASAKKKPTRQGTFEDGIAALAYVRGRADLDPQRMILYGQSLGGALALAVAGETHPAGVQAVIAESAFSTYRGAAGDGVGANFKLGAWLRPLTWLLVSGDHNPKASVDAISPVPLLLIHGTADTVVSYRHAEILFKKARQPKQLLPMPGAGHTAAAGSADIRRQIVAFLNQGCKTKK, encoded by the coding sequence ATGATTGTAAGAGAGAAAGAAGCCCCTACAATGGCTAGACATGTTCTATCTGCTTTGATTCGGCGGCCGTGGCGTGGCCGGAAGTTCGCCGTGCTTGTGGCTGGCTTGGGTTGTGTGGCGCTGATGTTGAACGGATGTGCCAACGGGTTGTTTTACTATCCCGACGCACGGGTCTATTCAACGCCAGACAGGGTCGGCCTGCCGTACCAGGACGTGTGGTTTACCAGTCGCGACGGATCCCCCTTGCATGGTTGGTTTATACCGGCAACGACCCCGGGCCCGGCGCTGGGCACGGTCGTCCATTTCCATGGCAATGCCCAGAACATGACCGCGCATTACGGGTTTGTTTCCTGGCTGCCAGCAGAAGGTTTCAACGTCTTTGTCTTTGATTATCGAGGCTATGGGGCCTCGGCGAAGAAGAAGCCGACCCGTCAGGGCACATTTGAGGATGGAATAGCCGCGCTGGCGTATGTCCGGGGACGTGCCGACCTTGATCCGCAGCGCATGATTCTCTATGGACAGAGCTTGGGCGGAGCATTGGCGTTGGCTGTGGCTGGAGAAACGCATCCAGCAGGCGTGCAGGCCGTGATAGCTGAATCGGCTTTCTCAACGTATCGCGGGGCGGCGGGTGATGGGGTCGGCGCGAATTTTAAACTGGGGGCATGGCTGCGGCCACTGACCTGGCTGTTGGTGTCGGGCGACCACAATCCGAAAGCTTCCGTTGACGCAATCAGCCCTGTTCCGTTGCTGCTGATTCACGGCACGGCCGACACGGTGGTGTCGTATCGGCATGCCGAGATCCTGTTCAAGAAAGCCAGACAGCCCAAACAATTGTTGCCCATGCCTGGCGCGGGACATACCGCCGCCGCCGGTTCTGCAGATATACGCCGTCAAATCGTCGCGTTCTTGAACCAGGGGTGTAAGACAAAAAAGTGA